Proteins found in one Triticum urartu cultivar G1812 chromosome 4, Tu2.1, whole genome shotgun sequence genomic segment:
- the LOC125553007 gene encoding uncharacterized protein LOC125553007 → MSCWDKFGGGSRKKLVEDSRWTEVDIANSYALFMGYLSMAVKGLGFLVLTWTTVVLLGGFIGDLHNNDFWCLAFITLAQTAGIFDVFLTEKLSYIGDAFSGIAYVAYAGMSYNIWRTVHALVFVILLCPLVAVYMGGLVVSAVLSVWRLIQQDYHADGVRNLKKALVVLYSLVLLQGVIFCYKIINGWAKGSIVNAVVDQRGFDKDFRDGISDYIRETMIGCEKDPSSVKGRNLITYAVGLMESKSPDDYISGVRILDAFAKKLEEAVKEVNGVDDPHQYTGENILKKHLIMSAPSPDIVQKLLQTLGHISIYDRETRGHAARVVASIAHDIHLEKYPKAIGYISSLLDTYEEYSTLQPYRGDWLYETYEQDFKQISLPVNQDDIVEQGDYDVGLAKTCKKLLEVERSDHDLVQAYKRLVEQGFRILRKLAANNDNCRVIFGTPCLLPKIMAPVTSDLLHHRNEDGRMKHIDNAACYSIVEGSMKVIAQLMAATGQIGTKLRDEISCSMGLITAMRMILECKECNEMLQKIAIWILTHVHQDENSSPGHEGTQEFITMLVDIMTHDKKYKEARRVVAAKALVALSSETSSARIIIKSNNNVIHSLTRLIVEKQRCSQMAAEILENVCIHCNGDVQSLKTLKEAMPIAVPKLLEEILFWPTEERHIEGTEVNRLIPEPDVENQCDDSPDNGQANNNSLSAQQQGYSSFRMLSRCVTIWGALISADQDLTDLFTEIPPGGGGISFVMKLKEIVEKHELPRPVCLRIRKLVCKMVISMMNPKGSYVNDGLTSLMAALSSASDDMSILDGYMVFGPRPFRSLASLVEEAQVLVDRNKELFQSQTHASS, encoded by the exons ATGTCATGTTGGGATAAGTTCGGTGGAGGGTCACGTAAGAAGCTTGTTGAGGACAGTCGTTGGACAGAAGTAGACATAGCCAACAGTTACGCCCTGTTCATGGGCTACCTGTCCATGGCCGTCAAAGGTCTTGGTTTCCTGGTGCTTACTTGGACCACCGTCGTTCTTCTTGGCGGTTTCATTGGCGACCTGCACAACAATGATTTTTGGTGTCTTGCATTCATTACCCTTGCGCAGACGGCTGG GATCTTCGATGTGTTTCTGACTGAAAAGCTGAGCTATATTGGAGATGCATTTTCTGGCATCGCATATGTTGCATACGCCGGAATGTCGTACAACATATGGCGAACTGTTCATGCTCTGGTCTTTGTCATTTTGTTGTGCCCTCTGGTGGCTGTCTACATGGGTGGGTTGGTAGTTTCGGCCGTGCTTTCGGTGTGGCGTCTTATACAACAAGATTACCATGCTGACGGAGTCAGAAACCTGAAGAAGGCGCTGGTCGTCTTGTATTCCCTTGTCCTGCTCCAGGGTGTGATTTTCTGCTACAAGATCATCAATGGTTGGGCAAAGGGGTCTATAGTGAATGCAGTAGTTGACCAAAGAGGCTTTGATAAGGATTTTCGTGATGGGATATCGGATTACATACGTGAAACAATGATCGGATGTGAAAAGGACCCATCTTCCGTTAAAGGAAGGAACCTCATCACATATGCTGTGGGCCTGATGGAGTCTAAGTCGCCTGACGACTACATTTCCGGGGTAAGGATCCTGGACGCTTTCGCCAAAAAACTGGAGGAAGCAGTGAAAGAGGTCAATGGGGTAGACGACCCACACCAATACACAGGGGAGAATATACTCAAGAAACATCTGATAATGTCTGCACCCTCTCCTGATATAGTCCAGAAGCTACTGCAGACGTTGGGCCACATAAGCATATATGACAGAGAGACGAGGGGGCATGCCGCAAGGGTAGTGGCGAGCATTGCTCACGACATCCATTTGGAGAAATATCCAAAGGCAATTGGCTACATATCTTCCCTCCTTGACACATACGAAGAATACAGTACTCTCCAGCCATATAGGGGAGACTGGCTATACGAGACATATGAACAAGATTTCAAGCAAATATCCTTGCCGGTGAACCAAGATGACATCGTTGAGCAAGGGGACTATGATGTTGGCCTTGCGAAAACCTGCAAGAAGCTGCTGGAGGTTGAGAGAAGTGACCATGACCTTGTGCAGGCGTACAAAAGGCTGGTGGAGCAAGGCTTTCGCATCCTTCGGAAGCTCGCAGCCAACAATGACAACTGCAGAGTCATTTTCGGCACCCCATGTCTGCTGCCAAAGATTATGGCGCCTGTGACCTCCGACCTACTCCACCACCGCAATGAGGATGGCCGCATGAAGCACATTGACAATGCTGCATGTTACAGCATAGTAGAAGGTTCAATGAAGGTGATTGCCCAGCTCATGGCTGCTACAGGGCAGATAGGCACCAAGCTGCGTGATGAAATCTCATGCAGTATGGGATTGATCACAGCCATGAGGATGATTCTCGAGTGTAAAGAATGCAATGAAATGCTGCAGAAAATAGCTATTTGGATTCTCACGCACGTACACCAGGATGAAAATTCCAGTCCAGGGCATGAAGGGACACAAGAATTCATTACGATGTTGGTTGACATCATGACCCATGATAAAAAGTACAAGGAGGCTAGAAGGGTGGTAGCAGCTAAAGCGCTGGTGGCTCTATCATCCGAAACCAGTAGTGCCAGGATTATCATTAAGTCAAATAACAATGTTATTCACAGTCTGACTAGACTGATTGTTGAAAAACAAAGATGCTCACAAATGGCAGCTGAAATCCTGGAAAATGTATGCATTCATTGCAACGGTGATGTTCAAAGCCTCAAAACGCTGAAGGAAGCTATGCCCATTGCGGTTCCAAAG CTGCTTGAAGAAATACTTTTCTGGCCAACAGAAGAAAGACATATAGAAGGAACAGAAGTTAATCGGCTGATACCAGAACCCGACGTAGAAAACCAATGTGATGATTCCCCAGATAATGGCCAGGCAAACAACAACTCGTTGTCCGCTCAGCAGCAAGGGTACAGCTCGTTTCGCATGTTATCTCGTTGCGTCACAATATGGGGTGCGTTGATAAGTGCAGATCAGGACTTGACAGATCTATTTACGGAAATCCCCCCTGGAGGCGGTGGAATTAGCTTCGTGATGAAGCTCAAAGAGATCGTTGAAAAACATGAGCTCCCCAGACCCGTCTGCCTGAGAATAAGGAAGCTTGTCTGTAAGATGGTCATATCTATGATGAATCCCAAAGGCAGTTATGTCAATGATGGGCTGACGAGCTTGATGGCTGCACTGTCCAGTGCTTCAGATGACATGTCTATTCTTGATGGCTACATGGTTTTTGGACCAAGGCCTTTTAGAAGTCTTGCTTCCCTCGTGGAAGAAGCGCAGGTGCTTGTGGACAGAAACAAAGAGCTTTTCCAGAGCCAAACCCATGCTTCAAGCTAG